One genomic window of Pigmentiphaga litoralis includes the following:
- a CDS encoding thioesterase II family protein, whose translation MTIIPLTAPIAPSAPYGATLDLLVLPCAGASATMYLRWRRMLPPWVRVVPIELPGRGARCNEPCVRHFDALVTRLCDENAASLRGNFVLLGHSMGALLAYGMALRQRALSRPMPQLLVVSASAAPTCRSPERYASRHDDATLIADLRKQGGTPDEVFAHSDMLRMTLDTLAADYDVCASFPPRETQALALPIHAFGGRHDSIALHDIEQWYHETRGRFSVDWFDGGHFFIREREAEVLAALLQVLSPLAKGVGDAAIAFA comes from the coding sequence ATGACCATCATTCCCCTCACCGCACCCATTGCGCCCAGCGCGCCTTATGGCGCCACGCTGGACCTGCTGGTCCTGCCATGCGCGGGCGCCAGCGCCACCATGTACCTGCGCTGGCGTCGGATGTTGCCCCCGTGGGTGCGGGTCGTGCCGATCGAACTGCCGGGAAGGGGCGCGCGGTGCAACGAACCCTGCGTCAGGCATTTCGACGCGTTGGTCACCCGCCTGTGCGACGAAAACGCGGCCAGTCTGCGGGGCAATTTCGTCCTGCTGGGGCACAGCATGGGCGCCTTGCTGGCCTATGGGATGGCGTTGCGGCAACGCGCGCTGTCCAGGCCGATGCCGCAACTGCTGGTCGTCTCGGCAAGCGCGGCGCCCACATGCCGCAGCCCGGAGCGGTACGCAAGCAGGCATGACGACGCCACGTTGATCGCCGATCTGCGCAAGCAGGGCGGCACGCCAGACGAGGTCTTTGCGCACAGCGACATGTTGCGCATGACCCTCGACACGCTGGCGGCGGATTACGACGTCTGCGCCAGCTTCCCGCCGCGCGAGACCCAGGCGCTTGCCTTGCCCATTCACGCGTTCGGCGGCCGGCACGACAGCATCGCCCTGCACGATATCGAGCAGTGGTACCACGAGACGCGGGGTCGCTTTTCGGTCGACTGGTTCGACGGGGGCCACTTCTTCATCCGCGAAAGGGAAGCCGAGGTGCTGGCCGCCCTCTTGCAGGTGCTGTCACCTCTCGCCAAAGGAGTCGGCGATGCGGCCATTGCGTTTGCCTGA
- a CDS encoding 4'-phosphopantetheinyl transferase family protein has translation MRPLRLPDGVPSSIHVFQRKVDLRTTVPDADWALLNQEERDRALRYGQHADRMRFVCARAGLRQVLGDVMGLRPGHVVFETSRHGKPQLQVACAMDDSLHFNVSHAGEYVLIALSTDRDVGVDIERRDPTLDIPELEPHILSDREWRADVTQRPRFFDCWTAKEAVLKAIGIGVAAHLRDLSVLLPDEAGGDHYRLVIEGMDSPGVSACRLWAPKGYAAALAWIGTD, from the coding sequence ATGCGGCCATTGCGTTTGCCTGACGGCGTTCCCTCCAGCATTCACGTGTTCCAGCGCAAGGTCGATCTGCGCACGACGGTGCCGGACGCCGATTGGGCCCTGCTCAATCAGGAAGAGCGTGATCGCGCCCTGCGCTATGGGCAGCACGCGGACCGCATGCGCTTCGTCTGCGCCCGCGCCGGCTTGCGGCAGGTGCTTGGGGATGTGATGGGCCTTCGGCCTGGGCATGTCGTGTTCGAGACCAGCCGGCATGGCAAGCCACAGCTGCAAGTCGCCTGCGCCATGGACGACTCGCTGCATTTCAACGTCTCTCATGCCGGCGAGTACGTGCTGATCGCGCTGTCCACCGACCGCGATGTCGGCGTCGACATCGAACGGCGTGACCCCACGCTCGACATTCCGGAACTCGAACCGCACATCCTTTCCGACCGCGAATGGCGGGCCGATGTGACCCAGCGCCCGCGCTTCTTCGACTGCTGGACTGCCAAGGAAGCCGTGCTCAAGGCCATCGGCATCGGCGTCGCCGCGCACCTGCGCGACCTGTCGGTGCTGCTGCCCGACGAAGCGGGCGGTGACCACTATCGCCTCGTCATCGAAGGCATGGACTCGCCCGGCGTCAGCGCCTGTCGCCTGTGGGCGCCCAAGGGCTACGCGGCTGCACTCGCGTGGATAGGAACTGACTGA
- a CDS encoding TauD/TfdA family dioxygenase — translation MNASIQRFERKAPPGSDLPVLMVPAVQGESLLDALPRLQSDIEAHLATVGGVLLRGFDVPSVDRFREFAAGFGHPLLSYEFGSTPRSGLGGGVYTATEYPSHQAIPLHNEQAYTRVWPMKIWFHCVTPALEQGETPIADSRAVLKRMPAAIRERFAPGLVYIRNYGDFDVPWQKVFNTEHRHEVEAFCRQAGIAFEWKPDGDLRTTQRCQAIEAHPVTQEQVWFNQAHLFHVSNLQPEVRETLEDVLGIDNMPRDTTFADGSRIPDAMLDEVRGVLDAEAVSFLWEKGDVLMLDNMLVAHARSPFKGPRKVVVAMAESHSNLQAH, via the coding sequence ATGAATGCATCGATCCAGCGATTCGAACGCAAGGCGCCACCCGGATCCGACCTGCCCGTGCTGATGGTGCCGGCGGTTCAAGGCGAGTCGTTGCTGGACGCGCTGCCCCGGCTGCAGTCCGACATCGAGGCGCACCTGGCGACGGTGGGCGGCGTGTTGTTGCGCGGCTTCGACGTTCCTTCCGTTGACCGCTTCCGCGAATTCGCAGCCGGCTTCGGGCACCCGTTGCTGAGCTACGAGTTCGGATCGACGCCGCGCTCGGGCCTGGGCGGTGGCGTCTATACCGCCACCGAATACCCGTCCCACCAAGCCATCCCTTTGCACAACGAACAGGCCTACACCCGCGTGTGGCCCATGAAGATCTGGTTCCACTGCGTGACGCCCGCGCTTGAACAGGGCGAAACGCCCATCGCTGACAGCCGCGCCGTCCTGAAGCGCATGCCTGCCGCCATCCGTGAACGGTTCGCGCCCGGACTGGTTTACATCCGCAACTATGGCGACTTCGATGTGCCGTGGCAAAAGGTCTTCAACACCGAACACCGCCACGAAGTCGAGGCTTTCTGCCGCCAGGCTGGCATTGCCTTTGAGTGGAAACCCGATGGCGACCTGCGCACCACGCAACGTTGCCAGGCGATTGAAGCCCACCCTGTTACGCAAGAGCAGGTCTGGTTCAACCAGGCGCACCTGTTCCATGTGTCGAACCTGCAGCCTGAAGTCCGCGAAACGCTGGAAGACGTGCTGGGCATCGACAACATGCCACGCGACACCACGTTCGCCGACGGGTCCCGCATTCCCGACGCCATGCTCGATGAGGTGCGCGGCGTGCTCGACGCCGAAGCCGTGTCCTTCCTCTGGGAAAAGGGCGATGTGCTGATGCTCGACAACATGCTGGTCGCCCACGCGCGATCCCCTTTCAAAGGCCCCCGAAAAGTCGTCGTGGCCATGGCCGAGTCACACAGCAATCTGCAAGCGCACTGA
- a CDS encoding non-ribosomal peptide synthetase has protein sequence MTTDSASMNDTFIPPTDFVECLQELAAARPDDTALTVVAERNDHWIETVLTYRVFTQRVLALAATLQRLFTRDERVLILLDNDEHYAVSMFACFHAGVIAVPVFPPESARPQHMARLAGIAVDAQASGILTLSTLKDMVGTAASQLGVSTVIAVDDIDRTVADTWHPHRPAADDVAFLQYTSGSTSAPKGVMVTHANLMANERAIREGLSIGASDIFGVWSPLFHDMGLIGGLLQPFYSGIPCVLSSPRFFLERPVRWLQMIARHRVTISGGPDFAYRLCLDRINDAQIDDLDLSSWRIAYTGAEPVRHDTMDAFSQRFASAGFDAGAVYPCYGLAEATLFVTGGRRGNGMVVSRFDDSALGDRRVQPDLEGAALVGCGSVPHGHHVRIADPDTGRPAADGVIGEIWAAGASIASGYWNKPAETAAAFVERDGTRWLRTGDLGFLHDGHLFVAGRLKDMIIVRGHNLYPHDIERVVESQIEAVRKGRVAAFAVLIDGIEGIGVAAEVSRGLQKLVAPQILADAIGVAVSEQCGQAPATIVLLNPGAMPKTSSGKLQRSACRKGWEKRSLDAYAAFQNGQCVVGEGTAGASGTPHATAAADATASDDVTRDLADIWRDLLGHDPSFRYASDAHFLALGGNSLAAVQLAARISQHWCVPFTISHIFDHPRLAAQAAAIRAQKQSGAPVPADVIPVLSADRRAQPLPLSSAQQRQWFLWRMDPLSTAYHVLGALRLKGQIDIDALRHAVSVMAKRHESLRTTFIVESDGAISQVVHADRTIDVQLVDLRHVASAERDVRSTASLHALLGDPFDLIDGPVARVALVWLDEQVCILALAMHHIVSDGASMRILMSELGAMYSAGTAVDADTVLPAAPLQHGDYAVWEQAGGNDRDTAQQLTYWRETLAVEPGDAHPVLTLATDHPRTSTTQYVGGRCSLPLQEALLSRLRALAARHDATLPMLLLSAFQALLYRYTGQRDIRVGVPVANRTQPQLANVVGLFVNTLVVRQLFEGGEPLDQVLTNTRHAMIGAQRHPSLPLEALVEVLNPERSASHSPLFQVLFNYLQDDRNALEQWRHVEVERCELTPSDAQFDLALDVHERVQGAVTATFVYAANLFESATIDRMSRHFLRVLTAFADDPLGCVGDVNLLEPSEQQDLCVWSEDPTPYQEDEPVHRLIERQAGQHPDRIAVLFAGQSMTYAELNRRANRLAHYLMGLGAANDGLIGVCMERSPELVVAMLAVLKAGAAYVPLEPAYPAKRIADMLHESGVILSLTHTPTHATVARHDTLPFINVDALDLAGFSTANTGVEVHGENLAYVIYTSGSTGRPKGAANRHGALLNRLAWMQDAYALDPSDAVLQKTPFSFDVSVWEFFWPLMTGARLVLAEPGEHRDPERVRQLIRTHGITTLHFVPSMLAAFLSHDNAQACDKVKRIVCSGEALSAELQNDVFQKLPHVELVNLYGPTEAAIDVTHWTCHDDDAHLVPIGYPIGNVVVRVLDERLNQVPAGVAGELYLGGVALARGYAGRPGLSAERFVADVAAVGGARLYRTGDRVRWNAAGHLEYLGRLDHQVKIRGFRVELTEIEAQLLAQPEVRDAAVVVKETPGGQQLVAYLSARPGKIIDVFDMRDRLSRSLPDYMVPAALVVLTELPVSANGKLDRNALPAPVYISAHAYTAPQGRTEEIITDIWASALGLARVGAEDNFFELGGHSLLLVRVHAALEDALHPGLSVIDLFKYPTIRALARRIDHGHSDAEARRGMDHRSAPHAGRRAALLSRNRSHARSRS, from the coding sequence ATGACGACCGATTCCGCGTCCATGAACGACACCTTCATCCCGCCGACCGACTTTGTCGAATGCCTGCAAGAGCTGGCCGCGGCCCGACCCGACGACACGGCCCTGACGGTCGTTGCCGAACGCAACGATCACTGGATCGAAACTGTCCTGACCTACCGCGTCTTCACGCAACGCGTCCTGGCACTGGCCGCCACGTTGCAACGGCTGTTCACCAGAGACGAACGGGTCTTGATCCTGCTCGACAACGACGAGCACTACGCCGTCAGCATGTTTGCGTGCTTCCACGCCGGCGTGATTGCCGTGCCGGTGTTCCCTCCGGAGTCGGCACGCCCGCAGCACATGGCGAGGCTGGCTGGCATCGCCGTCGATGCGCAGGCGTCGGGCATCCTGACCTTGAGCACGCTCAAGGACATGGTCGGCACGGCTGCCAGCCAGCTGGGCGTGTCCACGGTCATTGCGGTGGATGACATCGACCGCACCGTCGCCGACACCTGGCACCCCCACCGCCCGGCGGCGGACGACGTCGCATTCCTTCAGTACACGTCCGGTTCCACGTCCGCACCCAAAGGCGTCATGGTGACGCACGCGAACCTGATGGCCAATGAACGCGCCATCCGCGAAGGACTGTCCATCGGCGCCAGCGACATCTTCGGCGTCTGGTCCCCCCTGTTCCACGACATGGGCCTGATCGGCGGCCTGCTGCAGCCCTTCTATAGCGGCATACCGTGCGTGCTGTCGTCGCCCCGCTTCTTTCTCGAACGCCCCGTGCGCTGGCTGCAGATGATCGCCCGCCACCGCGTCACCATCAGCGGTGGCCCCGACTTTGCGTATCGCCTGTGCCTGGACCGCATCAACGATGCGCAGATCGACGATCTGGACTTGTCCAGCTGGCGCATCGCTTACACCGGGGCCGAGCCCGTCCGCCACGACACTATGGACGCCTTCAGCCAACGTTTTGCATCGGCGGGTTTCGATGCGGGCGCCGTCTACCCGTGCTATGGCTTGGCTGAAGCCACCTTGTTCGTGACCGGCGGGCGGCGCGGGAACGGCATGGTCGTCAGCCGCTTCGATGACAGCGCCCTGGGCGATCGCCGCGTGCAGCCTGACCTGGAAGGCGCCGCCCTGGTCGGTTGCGGCAGCGTGCCGCATGGACACCACGTCCGCATCGCCGACCCCGACACCGGCAGGCCTGCGGCCGATGGCGTCATTGGCGAAATCTGGGCAGCCGGCGCCAGCATCGCGTCGGGCTACTGGAACAAGCCGGCAGAGACGGCAGCAGCCTTTGTCGAGCGCGACGGCACACGGTGGTTGCGCACCGGCGACCTTGGCTTCCTGCACGACGGCCACCTGTTCGTGGCCGGCCGGCTCAAAGACATGATCATCGTTCGCGGGCACAACCTGTATCCCCACGACATCGAACGCGTCGTCGAAAGCCAGATCGAAGCCGTGCGGAAAGGCCGCGTCGCAGCGTTCGCGGTGTTGATCGATGGCATCGAAGGCATCGGCGTCGCCGCGGAAGTGTCGCGTGGCCTGCAGAAACTGGTTGCGCCCCAGATCCTGGCTGACGCCATTGGCGTGGCCGTCAGCGAACAATGCGGCCAGGCGCCCGCCACCATCGTGCTGCTCAACCCAGGCGCCATGCCCAAGACGTCGAGCGGCAAGCTGCAGCGGTCGGCATGCAGGAAGGGATGGGAGAAACGGTCACTGGATGCCTATGCCGCATTCCAGAATGGGCAATGCGTGGTGGGGGAGGGCACGGCAGGAGCCAGCGGTACCCCCCACGCGACCGCTGCCGCCGACGCCACCGCATCCGACGACGTCACGCGCGACCTGGCCGACATCTGGCGCGACCTGCTCGGCCACGACCCCTCCTTTCGCTACGCAAGCGATGCCCATTTTCTTGCCCTGGGCGGAAATTCACTGGCCGCCGTGCAACTGGCTGCGCGCATATCGCAGCACTGGTGCGTCCCCTTCACGATCAGCCACATCTTCGACCACCCGCGCCTTGCGGCGCAGGCCGCGGCGATCCGCGCGCAGAAGCAATCCGGCGCACCGGTGCCGGCAGACGTAATCCCGGTGCTGTCGGCCGACCGGCGCGCCCAGCCCCTTCCGCTGTCGTCGGCGCAGCAGCGGCAGTGGTTCCTGTGGCGGATGGATCCGCTCAGCACGGCGTATCACGTGTTGGGAGCGCTGCGGCTCAAAGGTCAGATCGACATTGACGCGCTACGCCATGCCGTCAGCGTCATGGCCAAGCGGCACGAATCGCTGCGCACGACCTTCATTGTCGAATCGGACGGCGCTATCAGCCAGGTCGTCCATGCCGACCGGACGATCGATGTTCAGCTGGTCGACCTGCGCCATGTGGCGTCTGCCGAACGCGACGTGCGTTCGACAGCGAGTCTGCACGCATTGCTGGGCGACCCGTTCGACCTGATTGATGGCCCTGTGGCGCGTGTCGCGCTTGTCTGGCTGGACGAACAGGTCTGCATCCTTGCCCTGGCCATGCATCACATCGTGTCCGATGGCGCATCGATGCGGATACTGATGAGCGAACTCGGCGCAATGTACTCGGCGGGCACCGCCGTCGACGCAGACACGGTACTGCCGGCCGCGCCACTGCAGCATGGCGACTATGCCGTGTGGGAACAGGCCGGAGGAAACGACCGCGACACTGCGCAGCAGCTGACCTACTGGCGTGAAACGCTTGCCGTCGAACCCGGCGATGCGCATCCCGTCCTGACCCTGGCAACGGATCACCCTCGCACGTCGACCACGCAATATGTTGGCGGCCGATGCAGTCTTCCGCTTCAAGAAGCCTTGTTGTCCAGGCTAAGGGCATTGGCCGCTCGCCACGACGCAACGCTTCCCATGCTTTTGCTGTCGGCCTTTCAGGCGCTGCTGTATCGATATACGGGGCAGCGCGACATCCGTGTCGGCGTACCCGTCGCGAACCGCACGCAACCGCAATTGGCGAACGTGGTGGGACTCTTCGTCAACACGCTGGTCGTCCGGCAGCTTTTTGAGGGTGGTGAGCCACTGGACCAGGTGCTCACGAATACCCGACACGCAATGATCGGCGCGCAACGCCACCCGTCCCTGCCGCTCGAGGCGTTGGTCGAAGTGCTGAATCCGGAACGCAGCGCCAGCCACAGTCCACTCTTCCAGGTGCTCTTCAATTACTTGCAGGATGACCGCAACGCACTTGAGCAATGGCGACACGTCGAAGTCGAACGCTGCGAGTTGACGCCAAGCGATGCGCAATTCGATCTTGCGCTGGATGTCCACGAACGCGTCCAGGGTGCGGTGACGGCCACATTCGTCTATGCGGCCAACCTTTTCGAGTCGGCAACGATCGACCGGATGTCCCGCCATTTCCTCAGGGTGCTGACCGCGTTTGCCGATGACCCGCTGGGTTGTGTTGGCGACGTCAACCTTCTCGAGCCCAGCGAGCAGCAGGACTTGTGCGTGTGGAGCGAAGACCCAACCCCGTACCAGGAAGACGAGCCGGTCCACCGCCTGATTGAACGACAGGCAGGTCAGCACCCGGACCGGATCGCAGTACTGTTCGCCGGGCAATCCATGACCTATGCCGAACTGAACCGCCGCGCCAATCGGCTGGCGCACTATCTGATGGGCCTGGGCGCAGCGAACGACGGGCTGATCGGTGTCTGCATGGAACGCTCGCCGGAACTCGTGGTTGCGATGCTTGCCGTGCTGAAGGCCGGCGCGGCGTACGTGCCGTTGGAGCCTGCCTATCCGGCCAAACGCATCGCGGACATGCTGCACGAAAGCGGCGTCATCCTGTCGCTCACCCATACACCCACCCATGCCACCGTCGCGCGCCATGACACGCTGCCGTTCATCAACGTGGACGCGCTCGATCTGGCGGGCTTTTCAACCGCCAATACCGGCGTCGAGGTTCACGGCGAGAACCTGGCGTATGTGATCTACACCTCTGGTTCAACAGGGCGGCCGAAGGGCGCGGCCAATCGGCACGGCGCGTTACTGAACCGACTTGCGTGGATGCAGGATGCCTACGCGCTGGACCCGTCTGATGCGGTCCTGCAAAAAACGCCGTTCAGTTTCGACGTGTCGGTGTGGGAATTTTTCTGGCCGCTGATGACAGGTGCGCGACTCGTGCTTGCCGAACCTGGGGAGCATCGGGATCCGGAGCGCGTGCGGCAGTTGATCCGTACGCATGGAATCACCACGCTGCACTTCGTGCCTTCCATGCTTGCCGCCTTCCTGTCGCACGACAACGCGCAGGCGTGCGACAAGGTGAAACGTATCGTGTGCAGCGGCGAGGCACTGTCCGCCGAGTTGCAGAACGACGTGTTCCAGAAGCTGCCGCACGTCGAACTGGTCAACCTGTATGGCCCGACCGAAGCGGCCATCGATGTGACGCACTGGACTTGCCACGACGACGATGCGCATCTGGTGCCTATCGGCTATCCCATCGGCAATGTGGTCGTGCGGGTGCTGGATGAGCGGCTCAACCAGGTTCCCGCAGGGGTCGCAGGCGAGTTGTATCTGGGCGGCGTGGCGTTGGCACGCGGGTATGCAGGCCGGCCCGGGCTGAGCGCCGAACGATTCGTCGCCGACGTGGCCGCGGTTGGCGGCGCCCGGCTCTACCGGACTGGCGATCGGGTGCGATGGAATGCGGCCGGTCATCTCGAATACCTGGGTCGCCTCGATCACCAGGTCAAGATCCGGGGCTTCCGTGTGGAACTGACCGAGATCGAAGCGCAACTGCTGGCGCAACCCGAAGTCCGTGATGCGGCGGTGGTCGTCAAGGAGACGCCTGGCGGCCAGCAACTCGTCGCGTACCTGTCAGCCCGGCCCGGCAAGATCATCGATGTGTTCGACATGCGGGATCGACTCAGCAGGTCCTTGCCTGACTACATGGTGCCTGCTGCGCTGGTCGTGCTGACCGAGCTGCCTGTCAGTGCGAACGGAAAACTTGATCGCAACGCATTGCCTGCTCCCGTCTATATCAGCGCCCACGCCTACACCGCGCCGCAAGGTCGCACCGAAGAGATCATCACCGACATCTGGGCCTCCGCGTTAGGGCTCGCCCGCGTCGGTGCCGAGGACAACTTCTTTGAACTCGGTGGCCATTCCCTCTTGCTGGTCCGCGTCCATGCCGCGTTGGAAGACGCGCTGCATCCGGGTCTGTCAGTCATCGACTTGTTCAAGTATCCGACGATTCGGGCACTGGCCCGCCGCATCGACCACGGCCACAGCGACGCCGAGGCCCGTCGGGGCATGGACCACCGAAGCGCGCCCCATGCTGGCCGCCGCGCCGCGCTGCTCAGCCGTAACCGATCACATGCAAGGAGCCGGTCATGA